The Hymenobacter sp. DG25A nucleotide sequence CCCGCCACGCGAACGACAGATACTGCGCTCCGGTTATCAGGGTTTCAAACCGAATCAATTTATTTAAAAACCCGGTTTCCGGCACATACGCGGAGTATCCCACCACCATATCGGCGGGCTGGGCAAAGCCACGCTGCATCAGCCTGATCCACTGATTGGTAGCCGGAATACAATCGGCATCGGTGAAAAGCATACGGGCATAACGCGCCGTTTTAATGCCTAGTGTAAGGGCGTATTTTTTCGGCGAAAGTCCAGCCGGCGTGCGGTCTACCGTTACCAGCCGCACGTGCGGATAGTACTGCGTGAGCTGCTGCACATACAGGTAAGTGTCGTCGCCGGACCGGTCATCAATCAGAATAATCTCGAAGCCGGCGGGGTAATCCTGCTGCAAGAGCAATGGCAGCAGGCGGCGCAGGTTTTCCAGTTCATTATGGGCGCACACCAGCACAGAAACCGGCTCGGCATCGGCGGCCTGGTTTTCCTCAGCGGGCAGCTCCTCCGGCCGGCGGGCGAAGGGCAGGAAATAATAGCCCAGAAAATAGAATTGCACCAGCACGCACGCAATCAGGAGCCATAACAGGGGAGAAAACGGGATGGGCACGGCGGATAGGCGGGGTAAGCCGGCAAAAATAGGGATTAATCACCGCTGAACGGCAGCTACCGGCTACCTTTGCGCTTTCATTTGCCGGTGTAACCGGGTATTTGTCATGTTGAGCGAAGTCGAGACATCTCACTAGTGTGGTAAACTAATTACCACCACAACCTCAGCACGCGAGATGTCTCGACTTCGCTCGACATGACAAACGCCATTTTCTGACGTGCAACCGGCATCTCCTTCCTTCCGCATGACGTTCGACCTCGTAGCTCAAGACCCCCACACCAAAGCCCGGGCCGGGGTGGTACACACTGCCCACGGCAGCATTGAAACGCCCATTTTTATGCCGGTGGGCACGGTAGGCTCGGTAAAAGCAGTGCATCAGCGCGAGCTGAAAGAAGATATTAAGGCCCAGATTATTCTGGGCAATACCTACCACCTGTACCTGCGCCCCGGTCTGGACGTGTTGCGGCAGGCCGGCGGTCTGCACAAGTTCAACGGCTGGGACCGGCCCATTCTCACCGACTCCGGCGGGTACCAGGTGTACTCGCTCAGCAAAACGCGCAAAATCAAGGAAGAGGGCGTTAAGTTCCGCTCCCACATTGATGGCTCGCAGCATCTGTTTTCGCCGGAAGGCGTGATGGATATTCAGCGCGTGATTGGGGCCGATATTATTATGGCCTTTGATGAATGCACGCCCTGGCCCTGCGAGTACGACTACGCCAGCCGCTCCCTGGACATGACGCACCGCTGGCTGAAGCGCTGCATCGAGCGTTTTGACAGCACCGAAGGCCTGTATGGCTACCAGCAGACGCTGTTTCCTATTGTGCAGGGCAGCACCTTTAAGGATCTGCGCGTGAAATCAGCCGAGTTTGTGGCCGAGCAGGGCCGCGAGGGCAACGCCATTGGCGGCCTGAGCGTGGGCGAGCCCGCCGAGCTGATGTATGAGATGACGGAAATTGTGTGCGACATCCTGCCCAAAGACAAGCCCCGCTACCTCATGGGCGTGGGCACGCCGGCCAACATTCTGGAGAACATAGCCCTGGGCGTAGATATGTTTGATTGCGTGATGCCGACCCGCAATGCCCGCAACGGCATGCTGTTCACCACGCAGGGCATCATCAACATCAAAAACAAGAAGTGGGAAGCTGACTTCTCCCCCATTGACGCTGAACTGGGCGGCTACGCCAGCACGTTTTACACCAAGTCTTACCTGCGCCATCTGTTCCAGAGCACGGAGTATCTGGCCGGCATGGTAGCCTCGGTGCACAACCTCTCCTTTTACCTGTGGCTGGTGGGCGAGGCCCGGCAGCGCATCCAAAACGGTACCTTTCTGGAATGGAAGGAGCGCATGGTAAAGCAGCTGATGGTACGGCTGTAAGTGCGCGTTACGTTAGTGGTGCTGCCGATACCGGCAGGACAGATTAAAGCATCTGAATGAAGCTCCTCGATAAATACATTCTCAAGAAATTCCTCACCAGCTACCTGTTCACGGTGATTATGCTGGTGTCGGTTATCTGCGTGATTGATTTCACGGAGAAGAATGACGACTTCATTAAGCACAACCTGGGGGCCTGGAAGATTATTTCGGAATACTACGTGAACCTGTTTCCGTATTTCGCCAATCTGCTCTCCCCTATCACCGTGTTTATTGCCACAGTATTTGTCACGGCGCGGCTGGCTGCCCGCACCGAAATTGTGGCCATGCTGAGCAGTGGCATGAGCTTTCAGCGGCTGCTGGTGCCCTATATCATGGGCGCCACCATTATCGGGGTTTCCATTTTCGGGCTGATTGGTTGGGTGATTCCCAACGCTAATAAAACCCGCGTAGCCTTTGAGCGTGCCTACATTAAGAACCCCTTCCGTTTTCAGGCGCGCAACATCCATATTAAGGTAGGCCCCAAGAGCTACGCCTACATGGAGAGCTACGACAACGTGAACAACGTGGGTTACCGCTTTGCGCTGGAAACGATAGAAGGCACCCAGCTCAAGCGCCGCCTAACGGCCAACGCCATTACCTGGGACTCCACCAAAAAAGCCTGGCGCCTCACGCCGCAGCTGGTGCATACTTTTGATGGGGAGAAGGAAACCCTGCGTGCCTATCCCGCCCGTGACACCACCCTCAATCTGTACCCCAAGGACTTTGCCAGCACCTACCGCCTGAGCGAGACCCTCACGCTGCCGGAGCTTAACCGCTACATTAAGCAGAAGCTGGACCGCGGCTCCGATGATACGGAAATCTACCTGATTGAGAAGTACGAACGGTATTCATATCCCTTTGCCATCATCATTCTCACCATCATCGGGGTTATTCTGAGCTCCCGGAAATCCCGCGGCGGGGTGGGCGGCCAAATAGCCTTGGGCTTCACGCTGGCCTTCGTGTTTATCATCTTTGTGATTCTGAGCCGGAACCTGGCCCTGGTGGGCGATTTGTCGCCGATGCTGGCGGCCTGGGTGCCCAGCCTAGTGTTTACCATGATTGGTGCCGTGCTCTATCGGTTCATTCCCAAGTAACGCCCCGAAGGAAGCTTTCATTTATTTATCCGCTCTGCCTGTTTCCCTGTTATGCTGAAAGACTACCTCCGGCTTCATTTCATTGTTTTGCTGTGGGGGTTCACGGCTATTCTGGGCAAGCTGATTTCGGTGCCGCCGGTAGAGCTGGTGTTCTGGCGCACGCTGCTGGCCTCGGCGGGCCTTGCCGGGCTACTGATGATGCGCAAGCAGGAATGGCGCGTGGCCCCTGCGGAGGCACTGCGCCTGCTGGGGGTGGGCGCGTTGGTAGCTACGCACTGGATAACCTTCTTTCTGGCCGCCCGCCTGTCGTCGGTTAGCGTGTGCCTGGCCGGCATGGCTACTCTGGCTTTGTGGACGTCGTTGCTGGAGCCTCTGCTGCTGTGGCGGCGCATCCGGGCGTATGAGGTAGGCCTGGGCTTGCTGACGATGGTGGGGCT carries:
- a CDS encoding glycosyltransferase, whose amino-acid sequence is MPIPFSPLLWLLIACVLVQFYFLGYYFLPFARRPEELPAEENQAADAEPVSVLVCAHNELENLRRLLPLLLQQDYPAGFEIILIDDRSGDDTYLYVQQLTQYYPHVRLVTVDRTPAGLSPKKYALTLGIKTARYARMLFTDADCIPATNQWIRLMQRGFAQPADMVVGYSAYVPETGFLNKLIRFETLITGAQYLSFAWRGNPYMGVGRNLAYTRAVFQSTKGFASHIRSLGGDDDLLVQDAVQHGARVAVVASPAAHTLSEPASRWRAWWLQKRRHLSAGRHYRLADRLRIGNFIGSNLLFYIATIGLLFSRPDWIPLATVWVLRTAAVCITYTYLGRRLDDRQPVIVLPVLDAVYFFYYLALGISLFLYRKLRWK
- the tgt gene encoding tRNA guanosine(34) transglycosylase Tgt; translated protein: MTFDLVAQDPHTKARAGVVHTAHGSIETPIFMPVGTVGSVKAVHQRELKEDIKAQIILGNTYHLYLRPGLDVLRQAGGLHKFNGWDRPILTDSGGYQVYSLSKTRKIKEEGVKFRSHIDGSQHLFSPEGVMDIQRVIGADIIMAFDECTPWPCEYDYASRSLDMTHRWLKRCIERFDSTEGLYGYQQTLFPIVQGSTFKDLRVKSAEFVAEQGREGNAIGGLSVGEPAELMYEMTEIVCDILPKDKPRYLMGVGTPANILENIALGVDMFDCVMPTRNARNGMLFTTQGIINIKNKKWEADFSPIDAELGGYASTFYTKSYLRHLFQSTEYLAGMVASVHNLSFYLWLVGEARQRIQNGTFLEWKERMVKQLMVRL
- a CDS encoding LptF/LptG family permease, which produces MKLLDKYILKKFLTSYLFTVIMLVSVICVIDFTEKNDDFIKHNLGAWKIISEYYVNLFPYFANLLSPITVFIATVFVTARLAARTEIVAMLSSGMSFQRLLVPYIMGATIIGVSIFGLIGWVIPNANKTRVAFERAYIKNPFRFQARNIHIKVGPKSYAYMESYDNVNNVGYRFALETIEGTQLKRRLTANAITWDSTKKAWRLTPQLVHTFDGEKETLRAYPARDTTLNLYPKDFASTYRLSETLTLPELNRYIKQKLDRGSDDTEIYLIEKYERYSYPFAIIILTIIGVILSSRKSRGGVGGQIALGFTLAFVFIIFVILSRNLALVGDLSPMLAAWVPSLVFTMIGAVLYRFIPK